Within the Arthrobacter sp. V1I7 genome, the region ACCGGGGACTTCGAGGCAATGAGGGCCTTGATCACTTTCTGGGGTTTCGCGGACCGCGGCCAGTTGACGCTCATCCCGGCCACTACCCGGCCATCGCGCTGCCAGAACGCCACGAATTCCTGGGCTTCCAGGGACCCCCGGACCACGGGCGGCCCGGAGACAAGCCTCGGGAATCCGGAGTATTCCATGCTGACGTCGAACTGGTCGGTGTAGAAATACGGGACGGTATCCAGCACGGCGTCCTGACCGAGCATCGCCTTGGCCGCCACTTTGCCGCCGTTCAGCGCATTGGACCAGTGCTCGCTGCGGTGGTGCTCTCCGATGAACGGATGCAGTGCATTGGCGACGTCGCCAGCCGCGAAGATCCCGGGAGCCGCGGTCCGCAGTGCGGCGTCCGTCAGGATCCCGTTGCGCAGCCCGATCCCGGCGGCTTCGGCCAGGGCGACCTCCGGCACCACGCCAACGGCCACGACCACCAGATCCGCGTCAAGGACCTCCCCGGCGTCGGTCAGCACCCCGGTCACCCGTCCCGACCGTCCGCGGACTTCGGCTGCCGACGCCGGAAGCCGGAACCGCACGCCGTGGGCTTCGTGCAGTGAGCGGAAGAAGGAACCCAGCTCCGGCCCGATCGCCGCGGCCAGCGGCACCTCCGCCAATCCCAGCAGGGTGACGGCATTTCCGTAGCTGCTCGCGGCGGCGGCCAGTTCCATCCCGATCCAGCCCGAGCCGATCATCACAATGTTCCGCCCGCCCTCGGCGAAGCGGGCGCGCAGGCGGCGGCTGTCCTCCACTGTCCGGAAGGAGCTGACGCCGTCCAGGTTACCGCCCGGCAGCGGGATGCTCCGTGGCCGCGCTCCGGTCGCGAGCAACAGCGAGGCATACCCCAGCCGGCTGCCGTCCGCCAGGCTTACTGTGCGTGCGGCAGGATCCAGTTGCGTGGCCGATACCCCCAGCCGCAACTCGACGCCGTTCTCGGCGTACCAGCCCTCCGGCACTACCGGAAGGGCGTCGTCCCCGGCCTTGCCCAGCAGATACTCCTTCGACAGCGGCGGACGCAGATACGGGTGATGCCGCTCGCCGGCCAGCAGCACGACCGGGCCGCCGAAGCCCTCCGTCCGGAGGGTCTTCGCCGCGGTGGCACCCGCCAGCCCGCCGCCGACGATCACGATGTTCTCAACTGCCATGTCCGCTCGACCCCCGCCCGTAGGCGCTTCCGTTGTCTAAAACTGTCAATCCTGACTTTAGAAGCACGCGGCGCCACAGTCAAGGTTTTGGGGGAGGAATCGGCGTGGCGATAGAATAGGGCGGCAGGCATTGTGTTAGCTCCGCGGCCCCGACCCGGCCGCCGGCAGCGGTGCCCGCCGAACCCCACATCCCTAAAGAAAGCCAGTATGCGAGTTCTTGCAGCCATGAGCGGCGGCGTTGATTCCGCCGTCGCCGCCGCCCGCGCCGTCGACGCCGGACATGACGTCGTGGGTGTCCACCTGGCG harbors:
- a CDS encoding NAD(P)/FAD-dependent oxidoreductase, with the translated sequence MAVENIVIVGGGLAGATAAKTLRTEGFGGPVVLLAGERHHPYLRPPLSKEYLLGKAGDDALPVVPEGWYAENGVELRLGVSATQLDPAARTVSLADGSRLGYASLLLATGARPRSIPLPGGNLDGVSSFRTVEDSRRLRARFAEGGRNIVMIGSGWIGMELAAAASSYGNAVTLLGLAEVPLAAAIGPELGSFFRSLHEAHGVRFRLPASAAEVRGRSGRVTGVLTDAGEVLDADLVVVAVGVVPEVALAEAAGIGLRNGILTDAALRTAAPGIFAAGDVANALHPFIGEHHRSEHWSNALNGGKVAAKAMLGQDAVLDTVPYFYTDQFDVSMEYSGFPRLVSGPPVVRGSLEAQEFVAFWQRDGRVVAGMSVNWPRSAKPQKVIKALIASKSPVAPETLADPDVPLDQLLPAA